A genomic window from Rhodococcus sp. KBS0724 includes:
- the gcvP gene encoding aminomethyl-transferring glycine dehydrogenase: MIDAASRNFADRHVGPNAAELARILELIGVDSLDDLATKAVPSVILDAAPGGIAAGLDALPLPVGEHEALAELTALAAQNTVATSMIGLGYFDTLTPPVLLRNIIENPAWYTAYTPYQPEISQGRLEALLNFQTMVADLSGMELANSSMLDEATAAAEAMTLLRRANRSKSPRFVVDADLYPQTLAVIETRAEPLGIEIVSADLTAGLPEGDFFGVIAQIPGASGRVVDYTSIIAEAHERGALVAVGADLLAMTLITSPGELGADACFGTTQRFGVPMGYGGPHAGYLAVHSKHARQLPGRLVGVSIDADGDKAYRLALQTREQHIRREKATSNICTAQVLLAILAAMYASYHGAEGLKAIALRVAARAHALANGLREGGVTVVHDSFFDTVLAQVPGKAAEVVAAAKESGINLRLVDADHVGISCDEATTADHVLAVLDAFGIDDAVVAIEAEGNSVPASQERTSDYLQHEAFTRYRTETAMLRYLRALSDKDIALDRSMIPLGSCTMKLNATAEMESITWPAFNAIHPFAPTSDAPGLLKIIKDLEDWLVAVTGYDNVSLQPNAGSQGEYAGLLAIRNYHLSRGDDHRDTCLIPSSAHGTNAASAVMAGMRVEVVACRPNGDVDVDDLRAKIADHAERLAAIMITYPSTHGVYEHEISDICAAVHDAGGQVYVDGANLNALVGLARPGRFGGDVSHLNLHKTFCIPHGGGGPGVGPIGVRSHLAPFMPGHPMAPELGGKGTISAAPYGSASILPITWTYIRMMGAQGLRRASLTAIASANYIARRLDEYFPVLYTGENGMVAHECILDLRGLTKDTGVTVDDVAKRLADYGFHAPTMSFPVVGTLMVEPTESENLEEIDEFCDAMIAIRGEIDRVGSGEWTVEDNPLRGAPHTAGSIAAQWDHPYSREIAVFPRGKARPKVWPSVRRIDGAHGDRNLICSCPPIEAFAGS, encoded by the coding sequence CGTTCCGTCGGTCATTCTCGACGCTGCACCCGGCGGAATCGCTGCGGGCCTCGACGCCTTGCCGTTGCCGGTCGGCGAGCATGAGGCGCTCGCGGAACTGACCGCACTCGCTGCCCAGAACACCGTCGCGACGTCGATGATCGGCCTCGGCTACTTCGACACTCTGACGCCGCCGGTGTTGTTGCGCAACATCATCGAGAATCCCGCCTGGTACACCGCGTACACCCCGTACCAGCCGGAGATCAGCCAGGGCCGCCTCGAAGCCCTCCTCAACTTCCAGACAATGGTCGCCGACCTCTCCGGCATGGAACTGGCCAACTCGTCGATGCTCGACGAGGCCACCGCTGCCGCCGAAGCGATGACGCTTCTGCGCCGCGCGAACCGCAGCAAGTCCCCGCGCTTCGTTGTCGACGCGGACTTGTACCCGCAGACCCTCGCCGTCATCGAGACTCGTGCTGAGCCGCTCGGCATCGAGATCGTTTCGGCAGACCTTACTGCCGGCCTGCCCGAAGGCGACTTCTTCGGCGTCATCGCCCAGATCCCCGGGGCGTCAGGACGCGTCGTCGACTACACCTCGATCATCGCGGAAGCCCATGAACGCGGCGCACTGGTTGCCGTCGGCGCCGACCTCCTTGCGATGACGCTCATCACCTCGCCGGGTGAACTCGGTGCGGACGCGTGCTTCGGCACCACCCAGCGTTTCGGTGTTCCAATGGGGTACGGCGGACCGCACGCCGGTTACCTGGCCGTGCACTCCAAGCATGCGCGTCAGCTGCCCGGGCGCTTGGTCGGTGTATCGATCGACGCCGACGGAGACAAGGCATACCGCCTCGCGCTGCAGACGCGTGAGCAGCACATTCGCCGCGAGAAGGCGACGTCCAACATCTGTACCGCTCAGGTGCTCCTCGCTATTCTGGCTGCGATGTACGCGAGCTACCACGGCGCCGAGGGACTCAAGGCGATTGCGTTGCGCGTCGCTGCCCGTGCACACGCATTGGCCAACGGCCTGCGTGAGGGCGGCGTGACCGTTGTCCACGATTCGTTCTTCGACACCGTGCTGGCTCAGGTTCCGGGCAAGGCGGCCGAGGTTGTCGCTGCGGCCAAGGAATCCGGGATCAACCTGCGTCTGGTCGACGCCGATCATGTCGGCATCTCCTGCGACGAGGCCACCACCGCCGATCACGTCCTGGCAGTGCTCGACGCGTTCGGCATCGACGACGCTGTTGTCGCCATCGAAGCAGAGGGCAACTCGGTCCCCGCTTCTCAGGAGCGCACGTCCGACTACCTGCAGCACGAAGCGTTCACCCGTTACCGTACGGAAACGGCAATGCTTCGCTACCTGCGTGCGCTGTCCGACAAGGACATTGCGCTCGACCGCAGCATGATCCCGCTCGGTTCGTGCACCATGAAACTCAACGCGACCGCCGAGATGGAATCCATCACGTGGCCCGCGTTCAACGCAATCCACCCGTTCGCTCCGACGTCGGACGCACCCGGTCTGCTGAAGATCATCAAGGACCTCGAGGACTGGCTGGTCGCGGTCACCGGCTACGACAACGTGAGCCTGCAGCCCAACGCCGGTAGCCAGGGCGAGTACGCGGGCCTGCTCGCAATCCGCAACTACCACCTCAGCCGGGGCGACGATCACCGCGACACCTGCCTCATCCCGTCGAGCGCTCACGGCACCAACGCGGCTTCGGCCGTCATGGCCGGCATGCGCGTCGAGGTGGTGGCGTGCCGTCCCAACGGTGACGTCGACGTCGACGACCTGCGTGCGAAGATTGCCGATCACGCTGAGCGTCTCGCCGCGATCATGATCACCTACCCCTCCACGCACGGTGTCTACGAGCATGAGATCTCCGACATCTGCGCAGCAGTGCACGATGCCGGCGGCCAGGTCTACGTCGACGGCGCCAATCTCAATGCGCTTGTCGGCCTTGCCCGTCCGGGCCGATTCGGCGGCGACGTCAGCCACCTGAACCTGCACAAGACCTTCTGCATCCCGCACGGCGGCGGCGGACCCGGCGTCGGACCGATCGGTGTGCGCTCGCACCTCGCACCGTTCATGCCCGGACACCCGATGGCCCCCGAACTCGGCGGTAAAGGCACGATCTCCGCAGCCCCGTACGGCAGCGCGTCCATCCTGCCCATCACCTGGACGTACATCCGGATGATGGGAGCTCAGGGCCTGCGCCGCGCCAGCCTGACAGCCATCGCGTCGGCCAACTACATCGCGCGTCGACTCGACGAGTACTTCCCGGTTCTCTACACCGGCGAAAACGGCATGGTCGCGCACGAGTGCATCCTCGACCTGCGCGGTCTGACCAAGGACACCGGCGTCACCGTCGACGACGTTGCCAAGCGTCTCGCCGATTACGGTTTCCATGCTCCGACCATGAGCTTCCCCGTCGTCGGCACATTGATGGTCGAGCCCACCGAAAGTGAAAACCTCGAAGAGATCGACGAGTTCTGCGACGCGATGATCGCCATTCGTGGCGAGATCGATCGCGTCGGATCCGGCGAGTGGACAGTGGAGGACAACCCGCTTCGTGGTGCTCCCCACACCGCCGGCAGCATCGCGGCGCAGTGGGATCACCCGTATTCACGTGAGATCGCGGTGTTCCCGCGCGGCAAGGCTCGACCCAAGGTGTGGCCGTCCGTGCGTCGTATCGACGGCGCACACGGCGACCGCAACCTGATCTGCTCGTGCCCGCCGATCGAAGCGTTCGCAGGCAGCTAG
- a CDS encoding substrate-binding domain-containing protein has translation MGEHRGGSGARGISKGPILVVVAVVLIVAGFFGWKALGNRIDDQGQQAAGTCVEGNRTLDITVDPSIAPQVEQLAKRFTETSPVIRDHCITAAVNAVASRLITNALEAGTEWDSAALGPRPNLWIPTSTFELAPLSGKGVINGEPRSLANSPIVLALAPETATALESANAGWQSLGDTTLALPVGSPQTIMATQAIAAAAAGAGTGPVTVEQAKSSQVTSALSALASQFQSLPTPPATTADALAALTSGAPDTVTAVPAIEQSIAQSANADMTAFSPSGATPLADYPAVIVAGGGIDETASRAAAQFSEFMRTAEQSQIFVDAGFRVEGKSVPDLGALEPTQITSTLTPASAETAAALNAVIANPVSVRSTTILLDTSTSMTADMAAVSAALGSQLVRSPDASDVGLHAFPGTSATASERVVVPGAPLDADQRAKLTASLNNLRIDGKTTKYPALAEAYKEATSGYDADRTNSVLLVTSAATDESTMTRAELLSAIASATDPARPVRVDVLVVGASGDASTLQDVSDRTGGTLIRVNPNDSAAMSAAVADLLS, from the coding sequence GTGGGCGAACATCGCGGCGGGTCAGGCGCCAGAGGTATCAGTAAGGGGCCGATCCTTGTTGTCGTGGCAGTAGTCCTGATCGTGGCCGGTTTCTTCGGGTGGAAGGCCCTGGGCAATCGCATCGACGACCAAGGTCAGCAAGCGGCGGGGACGTGCGTCGAAGGCAACCGGACGCTCGACATCACGGTTGACCCGTCGATTGCACCGCAGGTCGAGCAGTTGGCCAAGCGATTCACTGAGACTTCACCAGTGATCCGGGATCATTGCATCACCGCTGCAGTCAATGCAGTGGCATCGCGATTAATAACAAATGCACTGGAAGCGGGTACCGAGTGGGATTCCGCTGCACTCGGTCCGCGCCCAAATCTTTGGATTCCGACCAGTACCTTCGAACTCGCACCGCTGTCCGGTAAAGGCGTGATTAACGGAGAGCCACGATCACTCGCGAACTCGCCGATTGTCCTGGCGCTCGCGCCGGAGACGGCAACAGCGCTGGAGTCCGCGAATGCGGGATGGCAGTCCCTCGGCGACACAACACTGGCGCTTCCCGTCGGCAGCCCGCAGACGATCATGGCAACGCAGGCGATTGCCGCGGCCGCGGCCGGCGCCGGTACCGGACCCGTCACGGTCGAGCAGGCCAAGTCCAGCCAAGTCACGTCGGCGCTGAGCGCACTGGCATCACAGTTCCAATCCCTCCCGACGCCGCCCGCTACTACCGCCGACGCGCTAGCCGCCCTCACGAGTGGAGCACCCGACACCGTCACAGCGGTCCCGGCCATCGAACAGTCGATCGCCCAGTCCGCGAACGCAGACATGACGGCATTCTCCCCCAGCGGCGCAACCCCGCTCGCGGATTATCCAGCCGTGATCGTCGCGGGCGGTGGCATCGACGAAACTGCCTCACGCGCCGCCGCACAGTTTTCCGAATTCATGCGCACTGCGGAGCAGTCACAGATCTTTGTCGACGCCGGATTCCGTGTCGAAGGCAAGAGCGTCCCGGATCTTGGCGCGCTCGAACCCACCCAGATCACCTCCACGTTGACACCCGCATCGGCGGAGACGGCCGCTGCTCTGAACGCTGTTATCGCCAACCCTGTTTCCGTTCGCAGCACAACCATCCTGTTGGACACCTCGACGTCGATGACCGCCGACATGGCCGCGGTCAGTGCGGCGCTGGGATCTCAGTTGGTCCGCAGTCCAGACGCATCCGATGTCGGACTCCACGCCTTCCCTGGTACTAGTGCAACGGCATCCGAGCGCGTGGTCGTTCCCGGCGCTCCCCTCGATGCCGATCAACGAGCCAAGCTCACTGCTTCTCTGAACAACCTTCGTATCGACGGCAAGACGACCAAGTACCCCGCGTTGGCGGAAGCGTACAAGGAAGCGACAAGCGGATACGACGCCGATCGAACCAACTCCGTGTTGCTTGTCACCTCGGCTGCCACCGACGAGTCGACGATGACACGCGCCGAACTCCTCAGCGCCATTGCGTCAGCGACTGATCCGGCCCGCCCGGTTCGGGTCGACGTCCTGGTTGTCGGCGCCAGTGGTGATGCCTCCACACTTCAAGACGTCTCCGACAGAACTGGTGGAACATTGATTCGCGTAAACCCGAATGACTCCGCCGCAATGTCGGCCGCAGTCGCGGACCTGTTGTCCTGA
- a CDS encoding metallophosphoesterase gives MARIAVFAVVLALLTWFLHRRLVRATGMPTRWARIADTALVLLAVLTLIGMGSGEVFPTSWARPVGFLGWVWLASWLYLIPGLLIIGACAGVNRLVRKRREEPEMDPAKRRTLQFATAAVTLAALGTAGYGVYEASNPKVSRIRVPLARLPEGFDGYRIALITDLHVGPARGVDFTRKVVEIVNAQNVDLIAIGGDLVDGTVAKVAPDLAPLADLQSRDGIFGVSGNHEFYADDGGKWLDVWETLGITTLRNSRTSITHEGDTIDIVGIHDYTSPAPYEPNLTAALEGRDPNTFALLLAHEPRQALEASELGIDLQLSGHTHGGQMWPLRYLVPLQQPSVQGLDKVGNTVLYTTRGAGAWGPPVRVGAPPEITVLELVRE, from the coding sequence ATGGCACGTATCGCAGTATTTGCCGTAGTTCTTGCGCTTCTCACGTGGTTTCTGCACCGCAGGCTGGTCCGCGCAACCGGCATGCCGACGCGTTGGGCTCGCATCGCCGACACTGCGTTGGTGCTGTTGGCAGTTCTCACGCTCATCGGTATGGGTAGCGGCGAGGTCTTCCCCACGTCGTGGGCGCGCCCGGTCGGGTTTCTCGGGTGGGTCTGGTTGGCGTCGTGGCTGTATCTGATTCCGGGATTGCTGATCATCGGAGCGTGCGCCGGCGTCAATCGCCTGGTGCGTAAACGCCGGGAAGAACCGGAGATGGATCCGGCGAAGCGTCGCACCTTGCAGTTCGCTACCGCCGCGGTCACACTCGCGGCGCTGGGCACCGCCGGGTACGGCGTCTACGAGGCGTCGAACCCGAAGGTCTCCCGGATTCGGGTCCCGCTGGCACGCCTGCCCGAGGGTTTCGACGGATACCGGATCGCCTTGATCACCGATCTGCACGTAGGTCCGGCCCGCGGGGTCGACTTCACCCGCAAGGTGGTCGAGATCGTAAATGCGCAGAACGTCGATCTGATTGCGATCGGCGGGGACCTCGTGGACGGCACCGTCGCGAAAGTTGCTCCCGATCTTGCTCCGCTCGCCGATCTTCAGTCGCGCGACGGAATCTTCGGAGTCAGCGGCAACCACGAGTTCTATGCAGACGACGGTGGCAAGTGGCTCGACGTGTGGGAAACCTTGGGGATCACGACGCTTCGCAACAGCCGAACGTCGATCACGCACGAGGGCGACACGATCGACATCGTCGGAATCCACGACTACACGTCGCCGGCCCCGTACGAGCCGAATCTGACTGCCGCACTCGAGGGCCGCGATCCGAACACGTTTGCGTTGCTGCTCGCGCACGAACCTCGCCAAGCGCTCGAAGCGTCGGAGTTGGGTATCGATCTGCAACTGTCCGGGCATACGCACGGCGGCCAGATGTGGCCGCTGCGCTATCTCGTTCCGCTGCAGCAGCCTTCGGTGCAAGGTCTGGACAAGGTCGGCAACACCGTGCTGTACACGACGCGCGGCGCCGGAGCGTGGGGTCCGCCGGTACGCGTCGGCGCACCGCCGGAGATCACCGTTCTCGAACTCGTGCGCGAGTAG